The genomic segment CATCTAGTATCAAACGGCGTATTTGACAGTGACAAGCAGAAGAGTGAAATCCtccttccactagatggcagaaagtaGAATTGACCAGTGAAACTTCAGTTATCGTTCATCTACAGCGTAACATAATAAAGGCTTCCTGTTCAACAAAGCGGCCTTTGATTTTAAACCGAGTCACTAAATGGAGACAAAACGATTCTTATTTTCGGGTCCTACACTTCTTGTGACTTATGCGTTTgccatgacacttttttttccaatgtaaaagaTATGCTTTGGCTCAATTACATTTGAGGAAACATTTCCTCAAATAAACGTCAGCCTTACCTCCGCCACGGTGAGCACACAGAAGAGAGACGGGTGACATGGGTCCAGCCCTTCCAGCTTCATGCCCACCTTAAAACTGTTCCGGCTTTGAGGAACCGACTGGTACTACAAGACCAAAGCAGACAGTTGGTCACGGGCTTTTAAGGAGGTGAAGATATTTTGCTTCTTGAGATAATGAAGGAGTGGCACCTCTTTGAACAGTTTGACAGGAGCAGCGATCGCCCGCTCCTCCTCCAGGTAGGCCGGCCAGCTCCATGCCCGCTTCTTGTTCAGCGGGGCTGTGGCTAGGCGGCGGAGTGAggaaataaatagaaatgattGGTGGTGGCAGTAGATGACCACAATTTATCCCACAAATTAGGTTCTAGTATTTCTCATGCATTCACATACGCTAGTGAATGGAAGCACAAaaactgttgttttgttttgtttttatggccCGCCGAATGTCAAGAGTAAAATGGTCTTAAAGTAAACTTTATTGATGATTTGTCAAAtttaaacatgctttttttaaaatgatgcatTTATTATACTGAGGCTGCACGGTGTCCATATGGTCAGTAACTTCGAATCATGTTCTCCCCTTTCcatcccatattccaaaaatattcacTGTAGTTTCAGTGAAGACAATCTAAAGAGAcctttggtgtgaatgtgagtgtggaggGCTGTTAGAAGTGTTCACTATTAAAAGAGAAACCTGCTTTGCAATGTTTTAATGCCGAATAATTGTTTTCGAATGTATATTGTGTTGAATTTTGGTCGCACGACATTTCCGGGCTTTTTAAGAATGTACAGACACTCCCTCATCAGCACAGTTTATCGTGTCAACACGCAAAACGTACCAAGTTTGGCCATTTTGGCTGCTCTCCTGCCTTTGGTAGTCTTGGATTTCTCCtgacaaaatagaaaataaaaaaattggttgATATCACTCGTAGTGGGGTAACTTTGCAATGTGGATGTTTCCTACTTCTGGTTCCTCTTGGTTGTCTTCCTCCTCATCGCCAGAATCCATatagatttttctcttttttcgcACACGTTTACCTAAGGTCTCACTTTCGGCAGCTTGGCCGTCCCGGGGCTCCCCAGGAGATGAcctggacaggaaaaaaaaaaaacctcttgctGGAAACAAATGCAATTCGCAGCGGACAAAAAGCATAAAGTGAGAATATCACTTGTACCGTCCACTTGTGGGCTGGGCACAATTGGGGCTACAGAACTTTCCCTGTAGGAGGGCATCCCGAGCAACGTGACCACCGCAGGTTCGGCATTGAGTAAGGTCCCCGTTTGGACCAACTTCCACACTTGGACCAACTTCCACTTTGGGGCTTTCTAAAGTGGGCGTCTCCTCCAAAGATAAGACAACAGGAGCAGGGGCTGCAGGAAAGAACGGTACCTTAAACAGTGTTGGATTGAGCCGAGGCCGAAGAGCCCACAAGTGAGGTGTGGATGTATAAATAATGTAACAGGAGCGCCATGTCAAGATGAAATGATGGTGATGTGATGGATCTATTGCGAAATacatgaatgagttaatgtgttAACTCCTAGGAATAGGTAGTTGATCTAATTTGAATTTGGAATCGATTTAAATTGTAATATCCAAATAAAACGCTAGGGTGCGCCAGACCTAATTCAAATTTAGGACACGGTCCACACAACCGTTTAACAAATTCTTCTAAAATTAAAACTTAACCATTAGATTTTTGTATCATTTAATTGCTGTggtaatttttacattttgatggTTGTCACCTCAATACACTTTATCTTATTTGATTGATGATTAGCGTTTGAATTATTGGTGCGCTGTTaaatcttttaaaaatgttaattaattttattcttGTCACCCTTATTATTTGATGACACACTCAGTCTCTCTTACATGGAAGAACAGCTGCGCACATGACGTCGGTTGTTGCTATTACAAAATCCAAGTAGTTACTCTGGCTCTTTGTATCAAATTATAAACAAGTACTTACGGTCTTACCAAAGACAGTAAAAGTTTTAACAAACGCACCAGATCGAAGAGGGAGCTACCGTAAAAAGGAAGCGGCATGACGTTCGCCTTATTTCTTAAGGTTACTCACTAAGGGTGGATGAAAGGGCTTAAAACAGGACTGACGTCTTCAAGGCTATCGTAAACCTAGATGGTAAACCATGGTACCTTTCACTTGAGACGATACCGGCTGAATATTATTAGCCACCGTGGGCGCTGTTTTTGTCTGCGATTGACCCTCTGGTGGAGGAGTGGGACTGTGAGATGGCACCGGGTCCAATCCATCCTTTTTTGGCGTCGACTGCTGCCCTTTAAATTCTACGTCTGTCACAATCTCAAGTGTGCCAAACTCTGTCATGCGGAACTGAAGAACACAAGGAACAAAAATTAGATTGATCACTGAAATTATTGACCTGAAGATGACATTAAGTTCAGATGACAACCATTCTAttaacaaaatgtcacaaattaaATACAGCAAGCAAACACCAATCTTGAAAAATATATGGCTCATACACCCCAAGAGCACTGTTAAACCGACTTCTCATCAGATGAACAGTGAGTGTGCCATTcccaaaagtaaaacaaaaacagcatttttattCAAAGCAATAACAGAGTGGGGCATcctccagtcaatcacagggcaattacagacaaacaaacactcgcaccaaactccacacaaagagACCAAAGTCAAGATTCAAAACCCTGAACCGCAGAACTGTTGAGGCAGACGCGATAACCACTAGGTCACCATGTAAACTCAAAAACGAATTTGCTGTACCCTGATGTCACTGCCTGGCAATGTGGCAATGCCATCCTTCCAGTCCAGAGCGCCCATCATGTCAAAGTCAGCACCTTGCGAGGGGCCGTCACTGGGTGGAGTGTCAGCCATTCCGGATCCTTAAAAATTCCTGCAAAACAAGACTATCATAAATAAAGTGGGGGGAAAACAAAGAGCCAGATTATACAGAATTATTTATCGGTCTCACTTTTactattgccttttttttagccATTGAACGCATAGTCAGCGACCCGACGGGCTTCCGATGCATACGCTACTTGCAAATGTAAACAGCGATTTGCAACATCACCGCTTGATGGCGACTGTGTGCTGGCTCGCATGATCCACCATGCACTTGGATTccacacaaaacactcactaataaGATTCTTTTTGCTGGCCAAATAGCGGGGAAATGTGTTGACAAAGCGGCTCATTAGGGCCAAACAACCTCCCGTTGAATGGCAACCACAAGAAAACATGTCCCGATTTAGAGTTAACCACATAAATTCATCTTTTCCTCGTTTTAACAGTATCTCTTAAAGACGTTCCTTTGCCTTCCGCTAAACAAGCGACGGCTCTGTTTATTTATCAGTTTCCACAAGAACGCCACTTTCTACGCCGACTGGTCCAAGTTGTGATCGTTTTGATCCGATATCTATTGCGATATAACGTTTTAGTCCTGACGCAGGGTCAACGGTGGGAATAAGATGTTTTTGTGCAGTTTAAGGGCCTCAACCTGGAGAAAAGTAACGAACGAAGGCGGGCCAATGCGTATGTGTTAAGTTTCACTTAGTACACGGCTGATTGCATTGTTTTAATTCCTGCCATAAATAAAAGTGGAGGCAAGAGCGCCCCGTGATTAGCATTCGTCTTGGTACAAAATGGCGGAGTATTGGGGGGTGGGAAGAGGCCAACCAACACGTTTTAAACTATGTAAATTACTCAAGTTACGCCACGAAACAATATACACGAGTCCTGCCGGGGCATCGAACAAGGGTTGACGCTCGACATGTAATTTCCCGGCGGCTTGTTTTCTGTCGTCTCTCTTATTTTCTGCACTTTGTTGTCACGGAATGTCAGCCCCAGCTCGGCTAGCTTAGCCCTGACACAAAGCTAACTGTCAGCTAGCTCCGCTCTGACTAGCATTAGCATCGGGATTGGATGCAGCCAGCAAAGGGCAAGCCGTAATAAATAAGTTTCCCGGTTAATAACAATAGCAAAAAGACGTTAGCGCTATTTCTCACATCAGTATTTAGATTGATAATAACGCCGCGTAACTGTCACCACCTTCGACATTGTTGACTGATTAAATTCTTCAATAGAAACTTGAAAAACGATTTATTCTCACCGTTTCAAaccggggtggggggaaaatacCGCAAACTGACGCCGCGTGCTGAAACGAGAACGGAATTTATTTAAACAAACCGTCCCTAACTTACAATAAATTACTATTAGTGAACCTATtgtgtttttcaacaaaaatgtgGAACTCACCTCGTTTCTCTTTTAACTCTTATTTTGAGCTGAGGAGGCTGCGCATGCGTGGAAGATGCGCTGCCTGACAAGTTTGtgttcgaagaaaaaaaagttcactttACGATCGGTGGTCAATgcaacacacgcgcgcatacacacgCTTTGAACCGGCTGTGACACAGCCCAATGAGGAGTCACTTTCACCGGTGTCGTTCAACACGAGCAACCGTTCGACCCTAGCGAGCTCATCGCGGTTGCATGTTCTCATTGTCTGCCGTTAACAATAAAAACACTACAATCCATCATACACTCAACACTACATCTACCGATACCATTATTTTTTACTCCACGTAACATTCATTTTATACTTATCGCACGGCAGTTCATTGAAATACGACCGAACGCTCACATGCTATATTCCTCGGATTTGATGTGTTATTTAGCTACGGGTGGACAACACACACGCAGTTGTGTGGATGTATGTGCCACGCAGATGGAAATGCgcatttctttttccaaaatggaaaaaaaaagtcaaacaaaacaacaacggcACATAGCGTCTAATTCTTACGCAACGCGTCGGTCTCGTAACGTAACCAGAGTACAGCTATAGCTTTCATCGAGGGTTCAAGTACGTCTCAAAACAAACGAATTCAACCGCGTGGACGGTTTGCTTCAGCGTCTTTAGTTGGACATGTTTCAACCACCCCAAGTATCCCCGTTTAACCTGCCTGATCGTCCATAATGGCTGCAGATCTCTACGACGCGCTTTAGCTCGTATGCAGCGATTTGTTTGCCTGCTGAAAAACACGCGTTGTTGTGTTTATTCGGTGCATTCTGCggctgaaacaaatgatttttgCGAACAAAGGctcttgctgctttttttctggggtgAGGTGAGTTCATTTTAGTGCAGCGAAGAGAAGCGGGCGGCTCACGCTCGGTCGTGTGCCACTTTGGCCTCTAGATGGCGTCAGAAGACCGTGGAAGAGCATCGAGGAGTGGTGCGGATTAGCGGGGGTTGCAGCATTGCAATCCTTAACAAGCCTCACCTCACGCATTATCGTTCTGTCACGAAGACACAATGAGATGGCATTCAAAAGCAAAGCGGTCGACTCGAAGGTAAAACCGCTAAAAGAACTCTCAATGTTGACATTTCAGCCTGTTCCATGCATTTGAAATGGCAACGACGCTATATCGTGATCCAAATAGTAAATACTAGCATGTGGCGCGTTCCAGTTTGACAAAGAAAGTAGTCCGGCTCCACCCACACTTGCATTGCCATCTCATTGAATCCAATGCATAGTAGTGCTTTGGTCTGTTTGATTGACTGCCATTGTAGAGAGCATCATACTGATAgctgttttatatttttgtcatcCCGTTTAGCAATAGCTACTTGAGAGAAATTATTATATAATGCATAATGTATTTTAGGGAAGCACAGTAACTGAAGTGTAGTGTTTAGCAATCTTTATTCAGCCAATGCGCGTAttatgtataaaataaaaaaatcaagtggcATGTTACCAAACAAAAATCTAACAAAAAGTGTATACACTGAAATAATAATGATCCTATTGTATCAATTTATTCACAAACGTACTTATTTGGAAATCTGGGTCTGTTTAGTTGAACCTTCAAGCtattattcttttatttaaaCGGCAACAGGTTGGATACAGGATTCGTACcttgtgccatctagtggaagagcatgtaATTGTTGTACTTGTCACTATACGTCACCAGTATTGATAGTTGAGCAAATATACAGAACTGCTAAACCAATAATGATCTTCGgaccttttattttaaattggatAATCTTCACTGCACACTTGTGGGAATCGAACATGCATTTTAGGGCAGGGCAAGCGTGTGGTTAATTTGTCATTCTAATTctgaattacattttaaattcaataagtttaatttaatttgtattttttccccctactaATTACAATGCCTCAAATTCAGATCACACTGCTTTGTGTTTGTATGTCACACAGACCTACATCACACACTTGCAGCAACGCTCGGAGAGATGTCAGCGTGAAACGTTTATGCAGAACTGCACCTCTTGAGCTGAGAGGATCGCAAGCATCAGTCTAAGTTTTAAATGAGAGATTCCCATATAATGGCATTTGTTTTGAATAGATTCATACAAGTGTTTATAAAGTAGAACTGTTATATTTCCCGAAAGGCCATTTAATACAGATGTATATTATCGATGAAAGCTCACAACCAGAAAGTATATTTCTAAACTTGCATGGTGTTTGGAGCACCGTGGTCAACTGATTAGCAtatccacctcacagttcaAAGGTCGTGGTTTCGTAGTCATGCTCCTGCTTTCCTGTGAGAATCTTAAGAATAAAGATTTGTTGCAtcttgaggggttttttttgttttccttgagaaatactgtacaatatgGCCTCCCCAGGACTTTATAACAACTGAAATGGTCCCTGGTACAAAATGGTTGATTTACAACACCACAGCGGAAAATCAACAAAACAATATGCTGGCACAATAATTTGTTTAGAATTGATCTTATGAAGCTAAACTGTGCTGATACTTTTTCCTTCATGTGATTAAATGATGATCGTAAATGGCATGGCCTGTGAAGAGTCCCCAACATGTTGGGAGCTTCAGCGCAGATGACTCACTTGTAGTAAACACCCACAACTCCCAATCGGGAGGTGCTTAAGAAAATATCCTCCTCGCGTTGTCTACCATGGGAATGATGTAAAAATTGCAAGATGATATTACCATCTCTGTCTCTGCCCGCCAGAACGTATTCCTCAATCTGCTGCTCTGCCTGCTCGCCTTCTACTCTCTGTTTTACATGATCGGCAGTGTTTGTTTCGGTGCCTTCAGGTGAGAAACCCTTGCCCACATTCACCCTAAAGACACGTGTCCAATAAATAACAGTACAATCAAAAGCACTCACGTACACTATCACGTGAATGATACGTGTTTTGATGTTATTCCCAACTATAATGAGCGGCACCAACTTGATTCGCCGTCAAAGTAAAAAGCCCACAATTGCATTGTAGCCCGTCCATCCGTCCACATGATTTTTACGACGGATTTCAGTTCCTTCGACGACGACGTAACCCAAACCTTTACGTAATTCGGAACAGGCCATCACTCATATCTAAAAATACTTTGCTCTCCAATGACCAACATCATGGCCAAAAATCTAATACAGTGTTTATGATAAACAAGATTTTATTCTTCActtccatgcaccctgtaacctgataacatggcaagctgtccactgtagcaactgttgtccctgaaagggtttaacCCACCAAGCCAATGTAACGTGTAGCGTTTGCTCATTCATGATCCACCTACAGTGCTTAAATAttagcgggaaaaaaatgtacttaaatAATTCATAGAGTAGTActcaaaagttaaatacaactgaactgcactCAAAATATGTTCTTGTACTTGAAAAGTAAAACCTACTGCACTGGGGACAAGGGGGACacaacaggctgtttgcaaagaAACTAATTTGAGCATCGTTCATTTCCAAAAATGACCTAATCACAGAAAATATTCGTATGACAAACACTTCTCCACCATAGatataaacaaatgaaatgaaaaactgcaaGTACAGAAGTAACTGGGATTGCCTTCTTGTGCTACATGACGACGCAAATTAGCTAATTGCGTGccattttttaaacttcaaaatGTCATAATTGCAGTACACCTTTGAATGAAAAGCATTTCTACGTCATAAATGTTAAATTAAAACTAGGAAGTACGTCAGTAACTGAGTGTGCTTGTTCTTTTGCCATGTGCCTTTTGTAACTTTAAAATGTCAACGGGACCACGATGGGACCCAAGATGAGGTCCCCCTTGCGTTATTTAGTCAGACTGAACTCACTAAATGCCTTTCACTCCTGATTTTCTTTGGTTTACTTTTTACATCTCTTTCGGTTTTCAACCCAACGCAGGTTGGATTATTTTGACGGACGTATCCCTTTCGACTTCAAAACCAAGCCGCAGGATTCCATCTCTAAATACTTGGGTGAGCGCACCCTAAGGCAGCTAGCCAGCATGATACCCAACAAACCAGATTGTCAACTCTGACGGACTTGTCTTTATTTACTACGTGCCAGTCAACCTGCTGTCCTTGGAGCTCACTTACTTCTGCAGTGGCTTGGTGTTTGCCGCTGTGGTGAAGAGGAGAGTGTGGGACTATGCTCTCACTGTCACCTGTCTTCACATCGTCATCACCAGCCTTGGTGAGTGGTGTAGTATTAAGCTATTAATCACGAGGGTGAAAATGCTCTTTAGATTGTGCAGCCGacttgtgtgtatatatatttgatgTATCTTTCAGTAATGCTGGAGTTTCCCGTGGCATGGCAGTGGTGGGTGGCCTTAGGTGAGACCAACTGCCGAGTCTGTCCAAACCTAAATGTACAACGTGCATGGATGAgattttccttttgtttgttcttcCACAGGTGGCGGCTTGTTTCTGATGATCTGCAATGGTCAGCTGATTGCTTACTTTGCCTGTCAAGATGACTAAAGCTATGTTATGTTACGTTCAACGTTACGTGTGGAATATCAGAAAGGTTCGCTTTGGTCAGTGGCGTTACTAACACGATGGGATCTCATCGTTTCGACAGTACTGTGCAGATGTCATTGACTAACAACAGATTGGTTGTTTCAGCAGtcctggcgaccagttcagtgtATGTTACCCCGCCTCTCTCCGATAGGCTGCAGCTCACTTGTGATCTGAATGAAGGCAAACACTATTTTCAGTGAAATAGTGTATATAATTAGCTTCATTTTTGGAATGCACAAGCTAATTTATTGTTCATGACAAACATATGGATGGTGTTCGTATGGTTGTGAGGGGTGGACCGTCTCTCTCTTGCCATCCACAAGGAGatgtttctgtattttaatttaattgtgaTGCACATTGTACAGCATGGgtacccaaactttttcctgtgagggccacataacttttcccttctctgatggggggccggtgtcaatttttaacatcaacgatcgtaggggagcttaaaaaatgtattgtttcccagaaagccacacataaccaaataaccctttccaggttctttacagaaaaaaagtcaggaaacaaataatgacactattaatgaaataaataataactaaataaccctcttcgagttcttcacagaaaaaaatggaaataaataataactaaacaactctctctctttatagccccttgaaatccacaaaaaaagagctttgccatctacgagaacgccacctatcttgtcttgtttataaaTGATAGCGTCTCGTTCACGTGTTCTattaattgatctgagacacaactaaaacactgaaacattctatggtgtgtaaataacgttgtgaccttgatttcaatcctatttgcgtcatgggtcattttgccccgaagaccgtctttgtacttttttttgtacaacttccatggaaatgtgaataaaaacaacatttcaatttttctgcagttggggacaatctaggaaaagtcataaaatttcaagttaaaaaaatgatcatttagggggattttggggcatttttaacacagtgacggttgacccgaggacaacaggagggttagagggccgggtcaaatgtgccatgTTGGCCGTTGTTTGGGGACCCGTGTTGTACAGTATTGGCTTCTGTATTTTGGAAAACTGTGAATGTAACAACAGAATGGGAATGATGCAATGTGTACTTATATATTTAGAAAGAATTAAATGTGTCAAAGCTAAATCTTCTGACATTTCATTCTACTCCCGTTGAAGTATTTGGACAATTAGAGGaggcttaaatttttttttttaattttgtcttcACACACCACCACAACGTAATCAAAATAAAGCAATTCAaatatgactgcagtgtagGTTTTGAGCTTTAATTGTAGAGGTTTCACAAGAACACGACATTTAACATTTAGGAACTACAGCCACGTTAAGTTCAGCCTCGTAAATACCTAGACACTTGACACAACTGTGCAGACATGTTTAACTATCAAATGTTATACTTGGATGGAAATTCTTTGAAGTCAGTAAGTGCTTGAAGTGTGGAGCACAGACATACTACCTGACCTAACGATATGGTTGTCGCCATTTGGTAAATCAGAACACATCATGATAGaggccttcattttttttaaaatatcatccACACccattgaaacacacacagtagccattcattttctacagaACTTATCCTCTTCAAGGttacaggtgagctggagcctatcccagtttacCGCACCTTGGAATGGTCAATCACAAAGCGCGCAGAGTGAGATAAAATCCATTTAAATTCACATTCAGGCGAGTgaaccactagaccatcagtatgaaaaataaatactttgtaCAACGGTTGCTCCATCCGCTTGATGAATCCAGCTCATGTGGCGTTCATGTAGGAGAATCCTACAAAGGTTTCGCTAATCCCGCCATCTTGGCACCTGTCATTTATGGAGACAGGCACGGGCTGTAGCGTGAACTCAGGGTCGATGTAGCTGATGTCGCAAGGACTCCTCTGTGAAAAGCGACAGGACACTCAAGATCGCAATGTAGTGTATTTAAAAACATCTGGTTGTAAAATTACCACATTGGGGGTGAATGGAGGCGGGACTTTCTTCGCCAGTAGGTCATCCCAATTGATGGACGTGAAGAACGGATGTTCCTGCAGCTCCACCTGGGTAGACGAGAGGTTGATCTCATTGTGGCTACGTGTATTTATAAAGTCTAGCTGTCTTCTGCTTGAGCTCTTACTATGTCACGGCTTTCCCCCAAGCGTCTGGAGATCTTCCTTTCCAGTAAACCCGCTAAGAGCGAGCAGGCCGCCTCAGATATTCCACTCCGCAGGTGAAGAGGTGCATGGAGTATCTTCTCAAACATCTCTGTTTTACTGTTGCTGTAAAATGGAGGCTGACAAAGCAAACGgtattaataacaataataataatatttattattattattattattattattaaaagctgATGTGATCAAGAAAATACAAGGGCAGATTTGGAATCAGCACAAAATTCATTTCGAACAATTTACTTGcatgtctgattaaaaaaatgtatacatttgcaATGCATACACCAGTGATACGTACATTCTATCATTGATAGTTCCACCCGCAAACCTTGGAGAGTTTTTGAGGACAGGAAAGCCCTCAAAAAGGCAGGTACATATTGGGATACagtaataataagaaaaaaaatacatttgcattgtAAGAGGTTGTTGTTTAATAAAAACTGCACTCACCAGCCCATGCAGCATCTCGAAAAGCACGCAGCCGAGTCCCCACCAGTCCACTGCGGGACTGTACATGTGACCCTGCAGCACCTCTGGAGCGAGGTACTCCGGAGTTCCGCAGAACG from the Hippocampus zosterae strain Florida chromosome 5, ASM2543408v3, whole genome shotgun sequence genome contains:
- the LOC127600931 gene encoding transmembrane protein 244-like, with product MAFKSKAVDSKNVFLNLLLCLLAFYSLFYMIGSVCFGAFRLDYFDGRIPFDFKTKPQDSISKYLVNLLSLELTYFCSGLVFAAVVKRRVWDYALTVTCLHIVITSLVMLEFPVAWQWWVALGGGLFLMICNGQLIAYFACQDD